Proteins found in one Verrucomicrobiia bacterium genomic segment:
- a CDS encoding prepilin-type N-terminal cleavage/methylation domain-containing protein, whose amino-acid sequence MKGTYMQSTRKDILTDGFTLIELLVVIAIIGILAGMLLPTLSKARAQGQAASCVSSLRQWGLACTMYMDDNNELIPLDTESGGSDTPTWGQVTGAASTSTWYNVLMPYVQKPTVASYRPTPGSLYQGGTILQCPSVKWSGREAFAAGPRFSYAYNSKIIDSGHPTVHLRDLESPRQGANVNNRPVNSTTVAMLIDTRASTAEPRVFPAESDAKVGSPHSYTKRLSNRHSGRFNVVFFDGSVRSYDATLLMDSVGQNINTSPVIWSPWDPDAS is encoded by the coding sequence ATGAAAGGCACCTACATGCAATCGACACGGAAAGATATTTTGACGGACGGCTTCACGCTGATCGAACTACTGGTGGTCATTGCCATCATTGGCATTCTGGCGGGCATGCTATTGCCCACCTTAAGCAAGGCCCGCGCGCAGGGCCAGGCAGCCAGTTGTGTCAGTTCATTGCGTCAATGGGGGCTGGCTTGCACGATGTACATGGATGACAACAACGAACTTATCCCTCTGGACACAGAGTCAGGCGGGTCGGACACCCCAACGTGGGGGCAGGTCACAGGCGCGGCATCCACATCCACCTGGTACAACGTGCTCATGCCGTATGTACAAAAGCCAACCGTGGCATCCTACCGGCCCACCCCGGGATCGCTCTACCAGGGCGGCACCATCCTACAGTGCCCGAGCGTAAAGTGGTCCGGTAGGGAAGCCTTCGCGGCTGGTCCCCGATTCAGTTACGCTTACAATTCAAAAATCATCGATAGCGGTCATCCCACCGTCCATCTCCGCGATCTGGAGAGTCCGCGCCAAGGGGCCAACGTCAATAATCGCCCCGTGAATTCCACGACTGTGGCGATGCTGATCGACACTCGCGCCAGCACGGCGGAACCCAGGGTCTTCCCGGCGGAGAGCGATGCCAAAGTGGGTAGCCCGCACTCGTACACGAAGCGCCTGTCGAACCGGCATTCGGGACGATTCAACGTTGTGTTCTTCGACGGCAGTGTGCGCTCGTACGATGCAACCTTGCTCATGGACTCGGTCGGCCAGAACATCAATACGTCGCCGGTCATTTGGAGTCCGTGGGATCCCGACGCGTCGTAA
- a CDS encoding esterase-like activity of phytase family protein, whose product MIPASTRAAAAKNLGLVGTTEVLPDAVDKNGETMGGFFSGMCWDPASQTLYGLADRGPSNGEVDYRPRVQLFQLTIDLSKTNLHNIALTNTATVLLRDDAGEFFSGADANDIAWTNFPRVANGPRSLDAEGIVHAPDGTFYISEEYGPFVYQFGPDFKMLRAIVPPAHILPKSGAAAERKINYTATRQPDSGREKNHGFEGVGLSPDGTTLFALLQSPCVQDGLRDGKRDKASRNTRLLTWDIRAPAEPKLTGEYIYQLDLLEGAKRAASQSEILVINPDTLLVLERDDRGLGTGKEKQICRIYCASLKRATNLQLIPGRPYSREAGDPKGIPLTGTRLPPDITPISKTLFVDILNREELAKAGYTDLRLFPEKWEGLSIVEHPSLPPHQYLLLVGVDNDFKTRHGFFKTTTHEDGIRIPVVASVEEEVPTLVFAYRVELPDYEAQRRPNSTASR is encoded by the coding sequence GTGATCCCGGCTAGTACGCGGGCGGCGGCCGCGAAAAACCTTGGTCTTGTCGGAACCACGGAAGTCCTGCCCGACGCCGTTGACAAGAATGGGGAGACGATGGGCGGGTTCTTCTCGGGAATGTGTTGGGATCCGGCCTCGCAAACCCTCTACGGCCTCGCGGACCGGGGTCCTTCGAACGGCGAGGTGGATTATCGACCCCGCGTGCAGTTGTTCCAGTTAACCATCGATCTATCGAAGACCAACCTGCACAACATCGCACTCACGAACACAGCCACGGTACTGTTGCGGGATGATGCCGGCGAGTTTTTCTCAGGCGCGGACGCAAACGACATCGCCTGGACAAATTTCCCCCGCGTGGCCAACGGCCCACGCTCTCTCGACGCCGAGGGAATCGTACACGCACCCGATGGCACATTTTACATCAGCGAGGAGTATGGCCCCTTTGTTTACCAGTTCGGTCCCGATTTCAAAATGCTGCGCGCCATCGTGCCGCCCGCGCATATTCTCCCCAAGTCCGGTGCGGCTGCCGAACGGAAGATCAACTATACGGCGACTCGACAGCCGGATTCGGGGCGGGAGAAGAACCACGGGTTTGAAGGAGTCGGTCTTTCGCCTGATGGTACGACACTGTTTGCCCTGCTGCAAAGCCCGTGCGTACAAGACGGCCTGCGCGATGGGAAACGGGACAAAGCCAGCCGCAATACACGGCTACTGACCTGGGACATTCGTGCGCCTGCCGAACCGAAACTTACCGGCGAATACATTTATCAACTCGATCTTCTGGAAGGCGCAAAGCGCGCCGCCTCTCAGAGCGAAATCCTTGTCATCAATCCGGATACCTTGCTCGTCTTGGAGCGGGATGACCGCGGCCTGGGCACCGGCAAGGAAAAGCAAATCTGCCGCATCTATTGCGCCTCATTGAAACGAGCGACCAACCTCCAGTTAATTCCCGGACGACCTTACAGCCGAGAAGCCGGTGACCCAAAGGGGATTCCTCTTACCGGAACACGACTCCCACCCGACATCACGCCCATCTCGAAAACGTTGTTCGTGGACATTCTCAATCGCGAGGAGTTGGCGAAGGCGGGGTACACCGATTTGCGACTTTTTCCAGAAAAGTGGGAAGGTCTCTCCATCGTTGAACACCCTTCGCTTCCGCCGCATCAATACCTGTTGTTGGTCGGCGTGGACAACGATTTCAAAACCCGCCACGGTTTTTTCAAGACCACCACGCATGAGGACGGCATTCGCATTCCGGTGGTTGCTTCAGTGGAAGAAGAAGTGCCAACGCTGGTGTTTGCATACCGGGTCGAATTGCCCGACTACGAAGCACAACGCCGGCCAAACTCCACCGCTTCCCGATGA
- a CDS encoding PA0069 family radical SAM protein, with protein sequence MTAGKSIHGRGAAENPANRFEHTAYERDEEWDQPDDPAPKTQFYRDVSVSIITHNTSPDLGFDASINPYRGCEHGCVYCYARPYHEYLGFSAGLDFETKIVVKENAPELLRSELSAPKWKPQVLSMSGVTDCYQPIERRLQVTRMCLQVLAEFRNPVAIVTKNLLVTRDIDLLADLARDNAAAVFLSVTTLDANLARIMEPRTAQPAARLRAIRELTKAGIPVGVMVAPVIPGLTDHEMPAILKAAGEAGARFAGMVPIRLPYGVADLFQQWLERHMPERKEKVLAQIRAIRDGKLNDPDFGSRMRGKGIVAEQMAKMFAVACRRAGILEHGPQLSTAAFRRPLGAQMELL encoded by the coding sequence ATGACCGCGGGTAAATCCATTCATGGGCGCGGGGCGGCGGAGAATCCCGCCAATCGCTTCGAGCACACCGCGTACGAGCGCGACGAAGAGTGGGACCAACCGGACGATCCCGCGCCGAAGACGCAGTTTTATCGGGATGTCAGCGTCTCCATCATCACGCACAACACCAGCCCCGACCTCGGTTTCGATGCGAGCATCAATCCCTACCGTGGGTGCGAACACGGCTGCGTCTACTGCTACGCCCGGCCCTATCATGAGTATCTCGGTTTTTCGGCTGGGCTCGACTTCGAGACAAAGATCGTCGTTAAGGAGAACGCGCCGGAGTTATTACGCAGTGAACTGTCGGCGCCGAAGTGGAAACCGCAAGTGTTGTCCATGAGCGGCGTCACGGATTGCTATCAACCCATCGAACGACGGCTGCAGGTCACCCGCATGTGTTTGCAGGTGCTCGCTGAATTTCGCAACCCCGTTGCGATCGTCACCAAAAATCTCCTGGTCACGCGCGACATCGACTTACTGGCCGATCTGGCACGCGACAACGCCGCCGCCGTGTTTCTCTCCGTCACCACACTGGATGCCAACCTGGCCCGCATCATGGAACCGCGCACCGCCCAGCCCGCCGCGCGTTTACGCGCGATCCGGGAGTTAACAAAAGCCGGCATCCCCGTGGGAGTGATGGTGGCACCAGTGATTCCCGGGCTTACCGACCACGAGATGCCCGCCATCCTCAAGGCGGCAGGTGAAGCAGGCGCGCGATTTGCCGGCATGGTGCCGATCCGCCTGCCGTACGGCGTAGCTGACTTGTTCCAGCAATGGCTGGAGCGCCATATGCCCGAACGCAAAGAGAAAGTGCTCGCGCAAATTCGCGCGATCCGCGATGGGAAATTGAACGATCCCGATTTCGGCTCGCGCATGCGGGGGAAAGGAATTGTCGCCGAACAAATGGCGAAAATGTTTGCGGTCGCCTGCCGCCGGGCCGGTATTCTCGAACATGGGCCGCAGCTTTCGACCGCCGCGTTTCGTCGCCCTTTGGGCGCGCAGATGGAATTGCTCTGA
- a CDS encoding CPXCG motif-containing cysteine-rich protein encodes MPNRGPQVHNTGYIDYSWFVSEFLTITCPHCGEDFEVSFDPDEGGSEFIIDCEICCRPMTVAVRVRSGEVDSVQVHAA; translated from the coding sequence ATGCCGAACCGAGGGCCGCAGGTTCACAATACTGGTTACATAGACTACAGTTGGTTCGTGAGCGAATTCCTGACAATCACCTGTCCTCATTGCGGGGAGGATTTCGAGGTTTCGTTCGACCCGGACGAAGGTGGTTCTGAGTTTATCATCGACTGCGAAATCTGCTGCCGGCCAATGACCGTTGCTGTGCGCGTACGCTCCGGAGAAGTGGATTCCGTCCAAGTTCACGCCGCCTGA
- a CDS encoding MOSC N-terminal beta barrel domain-containing protein yields MLIAELWRYPVKSMAGEPLQVADVRETGIVGDRVVQVINAAGGTVTSRTEPKLLGYHATLGADGEPLVDGKPWRDVDVRDAAGSDARLVRYEGVERFDVLPLLVATDGAIAAFGYDRRRLRPNIVISGVNGLDERRWEGKTLRASEVIIGIQDLRERCIMTTFDPDTLVQDVDVLRKIRREFGGSLALNCFVVRPGRLAVGDKVEFGLGMPLDNV; encoded by the coding sequence ATGTTGATTGCTGAACTCTGGCGTTACCCGGTCAAGTCCATGGCCGGCGAACCGCTCCAGGTCGCGGACGTTCGCGAGACCGGCATCGTTGGTGACCGGGTCGTGCAGGTCATCAATGCAGCCGGGGGTACAGTAACTTCGCGTACGGAGCCAAAGCTACTCGGTTATCATGCAACGTTGGGTGCTGACGGCGAGCCGCTCGTGGACGGGAAGCCGTGGCGGGATGTAGATGTGCGTGACGCGGCAGGGTCGGACGCGAGGCTCGTGCGGTACGAAGGAGTCGAACGATTCGACGTCCTGCCATTGTTGGTGGCAACCGACGGCGCGATCGCGGCGTTCGGTTATGATCGACGGCGATTGCGTCCCAACATCGTCATTAGCGGAGTGAATGGGCTCGACGAACGGCGATGGGAAGGGAAGACGTTACGCGCAAGTGAAGTAATCATCGGAATTCAGGATTTGCGCGAGCGCTGCATCATGACGACGTTTGATCCCGACACGCTGGTACAGGATGTGGACGTACTGCGGAAGATTCGGCGCGAATTCGGTGGGTCGCTGGCTCTGAATTGCTTTGTTGTGAGGCCCGGCAGGCTCGCGGTGGGTGATAAGGTAGAATTCGGGCTTGGCATGCCCTTGGATAATGTGTAA
- a CDS encoding putrescine aminotransferase: MDEKIPEATQSREAAVVASPPIQASRETPKAPKLEEIRRKSADYLETVSSGKKLDPEDKNRIITHTLENFDDYFNRGFLHYRKSVAEAEDFAAIEWTGQGSIIEDIMGRKFIDCLGGFGVYNMGIRHPKIIAAVKAQLERMPLSSQELLDPLRGFLAELLGELAPGDLQECFFISNGTDAVEGALKLARLYTKKAGFISTTGGFHGKSMGSLSVMGRAVYRKPFQPLLSDVYFVDYGDIKDLERELKKLTDLGEDIAAIILEPVQGEAGAVVPPDDYLPRVRQLCDEFGVLLILDEVQTGMGRTGRVFACEHWNVVPDILCLGKALGGGVMPLSAFMSTPKIWKVLEDNPFLHSSTFGGNPLACAAGIAAINVLLEEDLAQQAAEKGKYLIKRLGSLQALYPDILKRVQGKGLLIGMEFTDRFIGYRVAAALFKRGVLVAGTLLSARTLRIEPALNISYALLDEMLDKLADALKQIEKQLEKEVREKAPKDKDVKESKDGKDGKGD; encoded by the coding sequence ATGGACGAGAAAATTCCAGAGGCGACGCAGTCGCGGGAGGCGGCAGTGGTTGCGTCTCCTCCGATCCAAGCGTCTCGCGAGACGCCGAAGGCTCCCAAACTTGAGGAGATCCGGCGCAAGTCCGCAGACTATCTGGAAACCGTTAGCAGCGGGAAAAAACTCGATCCTGAAGACAAAAACCGCATCATTACCCATACGCTGGAGAATTTCGACGACTACTTTAATCGTGGGTTTCTCCATTATCGCAAGTCTGTCGCGGAAGCCGAGGACTTTGCTGCCATCGAATGGACGGGGCAGGGATCCATCATCGAGGACATCATGGGCCGCAAGTTCATCGATTGCCTCGGTGGCTTCGGCGTTTACAACATGGGGATTCGCCACCCGAAAATTATCGCGGCGGTCAAAGCGCAACTTGAACGAATGCCGCTTTCTTCCCAGGAATTGCTCGACCCTTTGCGTGGTTTTCTAGCTGAGTTGTTGGGCGAACTTGCGCCGGGCGACCTGCAGGAATGTTTTTTTATCAGCAACGGGACCGATGCAGTTGAGGGCGCGCTGAAGCTGGCGCGGCTTTACACGAAAAAGGCGGGGTTCATCTCCACCACGGGCGGTTTCCACGGCAAATCGATGGGCTCGCTGTCTGTGATGGGCCGCGCCGTGTACCGCAAACCGTTCCAACCGCTGTTGTCTGACGTCTATTTCGTGGACTACGGCGACATTAAAGATCTCGAACGTGAACTCAAGAAGCTTACGGATCTAGGTGAAGACATCGCCGCGATCATCCTGGAACCCGTCCAGGGCGAGGCGGGTGCGGTGGTACCGCCGGACGATTATCTGCCGCGCGTGCGGCAACTCTGCGATGAGTTCGGTGTCCTGCTGATCCTTGACGAGGTGCAGACCGGCATGGGGCGGACGGGTCGGGTGTTCGCCTGTGAGCACTGGAACGTGGTGCCGGACATCCTCTGCCTCGGGAAAGCGCTCGGGGGCGGCGTGATGCCGCTCAGCGCGTTTATGAGCACGCCGAAAATCTGGAAGGTGCTTGAGGATAATCCATTTCTGCACAGCTCCACCTTCGGCGGCAATCCGCTTGCCTGCGCCGCGGGCATCGCCGCGATCAATGTCTTGCTTGAAGAGGACCTCGCGCAGCAGGCCGCCGAAAAGGGCAAGTACCTTATCAAACGCCTGGGTTCGCTCCAGGCGTTATACCCCGACATTCTCAAACGGGTGCAGGGCAAAGGACTGCTCATTGGGATGGAGTTCACGGATCGCTTTATTGGCTACCGCGTGGCTGCGGCCCTGTTCAAGCGCGGCGTGCTCGTGGCGGGGACACTGCTCAGCGCCCGCACCCTTCGTATTGAGCCCGCGCTCAACATCAGCTACGCGCTTCTCGACGAGATGCTCGACAAGTTGGCTGACGCGTTGAAGCAGATTGAGAAGCAACTCGAGAAGGAAGTCCGGGAGAAGGCACCCAAGGACAAGGACGTCAAGGAATCGAAGGACGGCAAAGACGGCAAAGGAGATTAG
- a CDS encoding aldehyde dehydrogenase family protein has translation MRHQWVGGQWLKSNRDRISVVNPATEEVIDHIPRGTAADADRAVQAAREAFKTWRWMPAVEKAQRLHAIARDLRTRHKELATVMTEEGGKPFCENRDEVEWVAACFDYYAEIGRNSRGSSLPPVAHHQVNFTIKEPYGVVVGIIPWNYPLLLMVWKVAPALMAGNTVIIKPSEETPLSTLDIADIFGAHLPKGVVNIVTGFGEEIGEALVKHPGTDLIALTGSVETGKHVGQLCAAQVKKFHGELGGNDPFIVCSDADLEIASRACCWAAFLNTGQVCTSAKRIYVFDDIADKFIQRVVKHTKSLRMGNGLDPNTDIGPLINRKQLADVDSRVKDAARDGAKVLCGGRRSPKFKKGFFYEPTVMVNVKQKMRLIHTETFGPILPIMRVKGIDHAIELANDSAYGLGANIYTNNMEWAMAAMERITAGTFWINDPLTDNDAGPFGGMRQTGHSRELGEEGIDEFRETKHVHLDYKQELKPYWYPYAKYNRRAD, from the coding sequence ATGAGACACCAGTGGGTCGGAGGCCAATGGCTCAAATCCAACCGCGATCGCATCTCCGTCGTCAATCCCGCCACTGAAGAAGTTATCGACCATATTCCGCGCGGCACCGCCGCGGATGCCGATCGGGCAGTTCAAGCCGCGCGTGAGGCCTTCAAAACATGGCGCTGGATGCCCGCTGTCGAAAAGGCTCAACGGCTTCACGCCATCGCCCGCGATCTACGGACGCGGCACAAGGAACTTGCAACCGTCATGACAGAGGAGGGTGGCAAACCCTTCTGTGAAAACCGCGATGAGGTGGAGTGGGTGGCGGCGTGTTTTGATTACTACGCCGAGATTGGACGCAACTCGCGCGGCAGTTCACTCCCGCCGGTCGCCCATCATCAGGTCAACTTTACAATCAAGGAGCCGTACGGAGTGGTGGTTGGCATCATTCCGTGGAACTATCCGCTGCTGCTGATGGTGTGGAAGGTTGCGCCCGCGTTGATGGCCGGCAACACGGTTATCATTAAGCCCAGCGAGGAAACGCCGCTCTCGACCCTGGATATTGCCGACATTTTTGGTGCGCATCTTCCGAAGGGCGTCGTCAATATCGTGACGGGTTTCGGCGAGGAAATCGGCGAGGCGCTGGTGAAGCATCCCGGCACGGACTTGATTGCGCTGACAGGCTCCGTGGAAACGGGCAAGCACGTTGGCCAACTTTGCGCGGCGCAGGTGAAGAAGTTCCACGGTGAACTCGGCGGCAACGATCCGTTTATTGTTTGCAGCGACGCCGACCTGGAGATTGCGAGCCGCGCCTGTTGTTGGGCCGCCTTCCTCAACACGGGCCAGGTTTGTACCAGCGCCAAGCGCATCTACGTATTCGATGATATTGCGGACAAATTCATTCAACGCGTTGTCAAACACACGAAATCGCTGCGGATGGGAAATGGACTCGATCCCAACACGGACATTGGCCCACTGATCAACCGAAAGCAATTGGCGGATGTCGATTCGCGCGTGAAAGACGCGGCGCGTGATGGCGCGAAGGTTCTTTGCGGCGGACGCCGCTCGCCGAAGTTCAAGAAAGGGTTTTTCTACGAGCCAACCGTCATGGTGAACGTAAAACAGAAGATGCGGCTGATTCATACCGAGACTTTCGGGCCGATTCTGCCGATCATGCGCGTCAAGGGAATCGACCATGCCATCGAGTTGGCCAATGACAGCGCGTACGGTCTCGGCGCGAACATTTACACGAACAACATGGAATGGGCGATGGCGGCGATGGAGCGGATCACCGCCGGCACGTTCTGGATCAACGACCCGCTGACTGATAACGATGCCGGCCCGTTCGGCGGGATGCGCCAGACTGGCCACTCGCGCGAACTGGGCGAAGAAGGCATTGACGAGTTCCGCGAAACAAAGCATGTACATCTCGATTACAAACAGGAACTCAAGCCGTACTGGTATCCCTACGCGAAGTACAACCGGCGGGCGGACTGA
- the glpK gene encoding glycerol kinase GlpK, with translation MLILALDLGTTGNRAIVFDQETRVVAKSYREFRQLFPQSGWVEHDPAEIWESTRTVIAEAVAQVDTGEIIAVGVTNQRETVVSWDPKTGRPLHNAIVWQDRRTSARCAEIKNQGFEKEIRQRTGLVCDPYFSATKIQWLLQNVPATRSGVFGTIDSWILSKLTGGRIHATDVSNASRTMLFNLQERRWDDELLKCFGVSRETLPEVRASSGEFGRLDPDLFGFSAPICGVVGDQQGAMFAQGCYEPGIIKNTYGTGLFLMMNTGVTPRVSKHLLSTIAWQVGDRVDYALEGSVFVGGAAIQWLRDQLQIITASHETESLAGSLSSNDGVYFVPALTGLGAPYWDAAARGAILGLTRATTRAHLARATLEAIAYQTRDLVDTMCTELGTPLSRLQVDGGACANNFLMQFQADILGVPVERPAVIETTALGAAGLAGLHAGVWSSPSDFLSHRRVERVFQPAMAAPLRESLYAKWKEAVARSRGWAT, from the coding sequence ATGTTGATACTGGCCCTTGATCTGGGTACCACGGGCAACCGCGCCATCGTCTTCGACCAAGAAACACGCGTGGTGGCGAAAAGCTACCGGGAATTTCGGCAGCTCTTTCCGCAATCTGGTTGGGTCGAACACGATCCCGCGGAGATCTGGGAGAGCACGCGCACCGTGATCGCGGAGGCGGTCGCCCAGGTGGACACCGGGGAGATTATTGCGGTAGGGGTTACGAACCAGCGGGAAACCGTCGTTTCGTGGGACCCGAAAACCGGGCGACCCTTGCACAATGCCATCGTCTGGCAGGACCGTCGTACCAGTGCTCGTTGCGCAGAGATTAAAAACCAGGGCTTTGAGAAGGAAATTCGCCAACGCACCGGACTGGTTTGTGACCCGTATTTCTCGGCGACAAAAATTCAATGGCTGCTGCAGAATGTGCCGGCTACGCGCAGCGGGGTTTTTGGGACAATTGATTCGTGGATTCTGTCGAAGCTCACTGGTGGTCGGATCCACGCTACGGATGTGAGCAACGCTTCGCGCACGATGCTCTTCAACCTCCAGGAGCGCCGCTGGGACGACGAGCTGCTGAAGTGCTTTGGAGTATCCCGAGAGACCCTGCCCGAAGTGCGTGCAAGTTCCGGCGAGTTCGGCAGGCTGGATCCGGACTTGTTCGGATTTTCCGCCCCGATTTGCGGTGTCGTGGGCGATCAACAAGGCGCGATGTTTGCGCAGGGCTGCTATGAGCCGGGCATCATCAAGAACACCTATGGCACGGGCTTGTTCCTGATGATGAACACAGGGGTGACGCCCCGTGTTTCAAAACATTTGCTCTCCACGATTGCCTGGCAGGTCGGCGACCGGGTTGATTACGCGTTGGAAGGCAGCGTCTTCGTCGGCGGTGCGGCCATTCAATGGCTGCGCGATCAATTGCAAATCATCACAGCCTCTCACGAGACAGAATCGCTGGCGGGAAGTCTCTCCTCCAACGATGGCGTGTACTTTGTTCCGGCGTTGACGGGACTCGGTGCGCCGTATTGGGACGCCGCCGCACGGGGCGCGATCCTTGGTCTCACCCGTGCGACCACCCGGGCGCATCTGGCCCGTGCCACGTTGGAGGCCATTGCCTACCAAACGCGGGACCTCGTGGACACGATGTGCACGGAACTGGGCACGCCGCTAAGCAGGTTGCAAGTGGACGGCGGCGCTTGTGCCAACAATTTCTTGATGCAATTCCAGGCGGATATCCTGGGCGTACCCGTCGAACGGCCTGCGGTGATTGAAACGACCGCGTTGGGAGCGGCCGGTTTGGCGGGACTTCACGCCGGGGTGTGGTCGAGTCCGTCCGATTTCCTGTCCCATCGCCGTGTCGAGCGTGTGTTTCAACCGGCGATGGCCGCACCGTTGCGCGAGAGTTTGTACGCGAAATGGAAGGAAGCAGTGGCGCGTTCGCGTGGCTGGGCCACCTGA
- a CDS encoding UDP-2,3-diacylglucosamine diphosphatase — translation MEYRTVWMSDLHLGTRGSDATGVLDFLKHNEFETVYLVGDIIDIWRLRHERYWPQSHNDVIQKFLRKARKGTAIVIIPGNHDEFCLNFLGVYGNIVVKEQHVHTTVDGTRLLVLHGHEFDSVTVHARWMAHLGDAGYTLLLRLNRPLNLVRRLFGFGFWSLSAYVKQSVKKVVSSISRFEEAVAHYAELHHVDGIVCGHIHTPAVRQIRGVNYYNTGDWVESSTALVEHFDGRLELVYWREVTAGNAMVVDAAPTDLADKSGLLAATR, via the coding sequence ATGGAATACCGAACTGTCTGGATGTCCGATCTGCACTTGGGCACTCGCGGCAGTGATGCCACGGGTGTGCTGGATTTTCTCAAGCACAACGAGTTCGAAACGGTGTATTTGGTGGGGGATATCATCGACATCTGGCGACTGCGCCACGAGCGTTACTGGCCCCAGTCGCACAACGACGTGATCCAGAAATTCCTTCGCAAAGCGCGCAAAGGCACGGCGATCGTGATTATTCCCGGCAATCACGACGAGTTTTGCCTCAATTTCCTCGGGGTCTATGGCAACATTGTCGTGAAGGAACAACACGTGCACACGACCGTGGACGGCACACGGCTGCTGGTCTTGCATGGACATGAGTTCGATTCGGTCACCGTGCATGCGAGGTGGATGGCCCATCTGGGGGACGCCGGCTACACCTTGTTGCTGCGGCTGAACCGGCCATTGAACCTGGTGCGCCGCTTGTTTGGTTTCGGCTTTTGGTCGTTGAGCGCGTACGTGAAACAAAGCGTGAAGAAGGTCGTCAGCTCAATCAGCCGGTTTGAAGAGGCCGTGGCCCACTACGCCGAGTTGCATCACGTCGATGGCATTGTCTGCGGGCACATTCACACGCCGGCGGTGCGGCAAATTCGCGGCGTGAATTACTACAACACCGGTGACTGGGTGGAGAGCAGCACTGCGCTGGTCGAGCATTTCGACGGGCGCCTGGAATTGGTGTACTGGCGCGAGGTAACAGCCGGGAATGCAATGGTGGTCGATGCCGCTCCCACCGATTTAGCGGACAAATCCGGACTGCTGGCTGCCACTCGATAG